CAACGCCGGATACGATGGGAAATCCCGGGACATCGGAGATTCCGTCCGCCGCTCCCAGGAATTCCGTCCCCAGCGCAATCCGGTAGATGATGACCCCGAATCCCAGCGTCGCCATCGCGAGGTAATGGCCTTTCAGCTTCAGGACGGGACCTCCGACGAGGTAGGCGATCACGACGGCCGCCAGGATCGCCGCAAGGCAGGCAGCCCACGGGTGGACGTTAAGGATCTCCCCTCCGTACAGGTCGGGGCGGACGGCGAGCAATCCCGCCTTCTTCATCATGGAGACGAAGGCTGTTTCCTGTTGGGACAACAGGTTGTGCGTCGTCAGGTAAGCCGAAAAGTACCCGCCGATGGCGAAAAATCCCGCGTGCCCGATCGAGATCTGGCCGGCATACCCGGTCAGCATGCAGAGGCCGACGACCAGCAGCGAATAGTAGGCGGTCATGGTGAGCTGCGTCAGGTGGTAGCCGGTATCCGTGAAATGCGTCGCCAGCTGGATCGCGACGATGAGCGTCGTGAAGGCGACTACCGGAATGTACCTGGCTCTCATCAGAATTCCTTGAGCTTCGACGCCTCGACGCTGCCGAACAGGCCGCTCGGACGTACGAACAGGATGATGAGCAGGAGGAAAATGGAGACCGCCTCCTTGTACGCGGCGGGCAGGACCCAGATGCTGAAGGATTCCAGGATTCCCAGCAGCATCCCCGCTCCGACGGCGGCGGTGCTGTTGCCGAGTCCGCCCAGTATGGCGACGGTGAACCCCTTGATGGCCAGCGGCGTGCCGCTGTCGTACTGGACATAGGTGATCGGGCAGACCACGCACCCGCCGATCGCTCCGATGGCGGCGCTGAGCATGAACGAGAGCGTAACCATGTTCTTCGCGTTGACGCCGCACAGGCGCGCGGCGTCGCGGTTCGCCGAGCATGCCCGCATCTGCCGT
The Deltaproteobacteria bacterium genome window above contains:
- a CDS encoding branched-chain amino acid ABC transporter permease; this translates as MRARYIPVVAFTTLIVAIQLATHFTDTGYHLTQLTMTAYYSLLVVGLCMLTGYAGQISIGHAGFFAIGGYFSAYLTTHNLLSQQETAFVSMMKKAGLLAVRPDLYGGEILNVHPWAACLAAILAAVVIAYLVGGPVLKLKGHYLAMATLGFGVIIYRIALGTEFLGAADGISDVPGFPIVSGVDIAGKASLRVVNYYAAWGLVIAGMVVLLNLIHSRVGRALASIHGAEDAAEAMGIPAARYKLHTFVLSAVFASVAGVFLTHYNGGIGPSEASVMKSVRYVAIVAIGGMANLWGALSMSLVLNYLSLRGYFGTYDDAVFGGILILIMLFAPDGLLRRHLLADLKRMVSGGAEGEAP